From the genome of Phytohabitans rumicis, one region includes:
- a CDS encoding carbohydrate-binding protein — protein MKPYAHPGLSRPGRGRLLLAAAAVLSVVAAMLTVTMNARAAIPPTPSGWSLVWSDDFTGAANTLPSSANWIIDTGTSYPGGPANWGTGEIQTYTNSTSNVRHDGAGNLVITPIRNSSGAWTSSRIETVRTNFKPPTGGVLRIEGRIQMPNVTGAAASGYWPAFWALGAPYRGNYQNWPSIGEFDIMENVNGINSVWGVLHCGVNPGGPCNETNGLGASRACPSSTCQSAFHTYRFEWDAGVSPQQLRWYVDGQQYHTVTQSQVGEPHWANMTSHAGYFLLLNVAMGGAFPNGVAGGTTPTASTTSGVPMLVDYVAVYQSGGGTTPTTAPPTTAPPTGTRDAYATIEAESFNAQSGVGTEACSEGGQNIGWLANGDWVRYDNVNFGSSTPIDFVARVASGAASGVSGLIQVRLDSPTGTVLGSFALANTGGWQTWQSIPGNVSAVTGTRTVYLTFASGQPADFVNVNWFRFRH, from the coding sequence ATGAAGCCCTATGCACACCCGGGTTTGTCCAGACCCGGGCGCGGCCGCCTCCTGCTCGCGGCCGCGGCTGTCCTCAGCGTCGTCGCCGCCATGCTCACGGTCACCATGAACGCCCGCGCCGCGATCCCGCCCACCCCGTCCGGGTGGAGTCTGGTGTGGAGCGACGACTTCACCGGCGCGGCCAACACGCTGCCGTCGTCGGCCAACTGGATCATCGACACCGGCACGTCCTACCCGGGCGGCCCGGCCAACTGGGGCACCGGCGAGATCCAGACGTACACCAACAGCACCAGCAACGTCCGCCACGACGGTGCCGGCAACCTGGTGATCACGCCGATCCGCAACTCGTCGGGCGCCTGGACGTCGTCCCGGATCGAGACCGTGCGCACCAACTTCAAGCCCCCGACCGGCGGCGTGCTGCGCATCGAGGGCCGGATCCAGATGCCCAACGTCACCGGCGCCGCCGCATCCGGGTACTGGCCGGCCTTCTGGGCGCTCGGCGCGCCGTACCGGGGCAACTACCAGAACTGGCCGAGCATCGGCGAGTTCGACATCATGGAGAACGTCAACGGGATCAACTCCGTCTGGGGTGTGCTCCACTGTGGAGTCAACCCGGGCGGCCCGTGCAACGAGACCAACGGCCTCGGCGCCAGCCGCGCCTGCCCGAGCAGCACGTGCCAGTCGGCCTTCCACACGTACCGCTTCGAGTGGGACGCCGGCGTCAGCCCTCAGCAGCTGCGCTGGTACGTCGACGGCCAGCAGTACCACACCGTGACGCAGTCGCAGGTGGGCGAGCCGCACTGGGCCAACATGACCAGCCACGCCGGCTACTTCCTGCTGCTGAACGTGGCGATGGGCGGCGCCTTCCCCAATGGCGTCGCGGGCGGCACGACGCCGACCGCCAGCACCACGTCCGGCGTGCCGATGCTCGTCGACTACGTCGCGGTCTACCAGTCCGGCGGCGGCACCACGCCGACCACGGCGCCGCCCACCACGGCACCACCCACCGGCACGCGGGACGCGTACGCGACGATCGAGGCCGAGTCGTTCAACGCCCAGAGCGGGGTGGGCACCGAGGCGTGCAGCGAGGGCGGTCAGAACATCGGCTGGCTCGCGAACGGCGACTGGGTGCGCTACGACAACGTCAACTTCGGTTCCAGTACGCCGATCGACTTCGTCGCGCGGGTCGCGTCCGGCGCCGCGAGCGGTGTGAGCGGCCTGATCCAGGTACGCCTCGACAGCCCCACCGGCACCGTGCTGGGCAGCTTCGCCCTGGCGAACACCGGCGGCTGGCAGACCTGGCAGAGCATCCCCGGCAACGTGTCCGCCGTGACCGGCACGAGAACGGTGTACCTGACGTTCGCCAGCGGCCAGCCGGCCGACTTCGTCAACGTCAACTGGTTCCGCTTCCGCCACTGA
- a CDS encoding amino acid--tRNA ligase-related protein: MTATLGPPVLRSETIAPPPAPARRPGRVPKVLAAILWVVALVAALAAVAGVFTDEVRREAGAPLVPIPPNLGYAVCVAVLAAATVRRKRIAWWLLLGYFAVAVVVSTVLLGMPASRVDDEDKLVAAVHGGVAVLAVLVLTVVRRDFVARVRRGAQGPAVAVFVVLMGLFVGLGYALVTAYPGTLGGTAERLAYAAEKVFGGAVVTDLDRDGRAPGWVDLVLGLLGGVALLAALWTLRRSQRAAAVLPPDDEQRIRTLLTRYGDRDSLGYLATRRDRVAAFSPTGRAAVSYRVVHGIGLATGDPIGDPTAWGPAVEAWLEQARAYSWTPAVAGASEDGAVAYARAGLAATQAGDEAVLHSGEFTLDGRTMRPVRQAVNRLERAGYTARVRRHADVPDEEMRAASLHNGDGRCVLAEAYDGDGERAALLSLAPWGPHGLYLDVVRRAPGADDGVVDFLVAALMREAPRLGVDRVSLGVADDTNAIYRASARYQPQWIPRYVCAADRRDLPRVWRAAAMPAPAAPAFGPAALDEEGPAPEPADQSPARMAKRDRLRNSGVDPYPAGFHRTDNTVAVAIRHEGLGPDARTGDMVAVAGRIVQLRDHGGVCFATIRDWTGDLQVLVDDDIDAWRSTVDVGDHVGVRGEVVTSRRGELSVRAESWQLTAKCLRPLPDRRRGPAAPDIRPRDRYLDLVTSPEARDLLRGRSAAVHSLRESLLDRGYLEVETPVLHRFPGTGARPLTTRLGAYDLRLYLRVTPGPYLKRLVVAGVERVFELGRAFRNEGVDVRHNPEFTLLEAYQAYADHRTMRGLAQALVQRAALAAYGSTVAYQPGANGTLIEHDLSMQWPAVPFYHALSDGVGEYLSADTELHTLRRMCDANGVLHDPRWGRGALLAEMYGRLVEARTTTPTFYTDFPIELAPVARAHRTDPRLAEHWDLVAFGTGIGTGRSEVTDPVEQRRRFAGAAGDPEGAEPDVDFVRALEYAMPPTGGLALGADRVVALLTGRPIRETMPFPLVRGARTRQY, encoded by the coding sequence GTGACCGCCACTCTGGGCCCACCCGTGCTCCGTTCCGAGACCATCGCGCCGCCCCCGGCACCCGCCCGGCGGCCGGGTCGCGTGCCCAAGGTCTTGGCGGCCATCCTGTGGGTGGTCGCGCTGGTCGCCGCCCTCGCTGCCGTCGCCGGTGTCTTCACCGACGAGGTACGTCGGGAGGCCGGCGCCCCGCTCGTCCCGATCCCGCCCAATCTCGGGTACGCCGTGTGCGTCGCCGTGCTGGCCGCCGCGACCGTCCGGCGTAAGCGGATCGCGTGGTGGCTGCTGTTGGGCTACTTCGCCGTCGCGGTGGTGGTGAGCACCGTACTGCTCGGGATGCCGGCGAGCCGGGTCGACGACGAGGACAAGCTGGTCGCCGCGGTGCACGGCGGGGTGGCGGTGCTGGCGGTGCTGGTGCTCACCGTGGTGCGCCGGGACTTCGTCGCCCGGGTGCGGCGGGGCGCCCAGGGTCCCGCGGTCGCGGTCTTCGTCGTGCTCATGGGGCTCTTCGTCGGGCTCGGGTACGCCCTGGTCACGGCGTACCCGGGCACGCTCGGCGGTACGGCCGAGCGGCTGGCGTACGCGGCGGAGAAGGTGTTCGGCGGCGCCGTCGTCACCGACCTCGACCGGGACGGGCGCGCGCCCGGCTGGGTCGACCTGGTGCTCGGGCTGCTCGGCGGCGTGGCGCTGCTGGCCGCGCTCTGGACGCTGCGGCGCTCCCAGCGGGCCGCGGCCGTCCTGCCGCCCGACGACGAGCAACGCATCCGCACGCTGCTGACCCGGTACGGCGACCGGGACTCGCTCGGTTACCTGGCGACCCGGCGGGACCGGGTGGCCGCGTTCTCGCCGACCGGGCGGGCGGCCGTGTCGTACCGGGTGGTGCACGGGATCGGGCTGGCGACCGGCGACCCGATCGGTGACCCGACCGCGTGGGGGCCGGCCGTCGAGGCGTGGCTGGAACAGGCGCGCGCCTACTCGTGGACGCCCGCCGTGGCCGGTGCCAGCGAGGACGGTGCCGTCGCGTACGCCCGTGCCGGGTTGGCGGCCACCCAGGCGGGCGACGAGGCGGTGCTACACAGTGGAGAGTTCACTCTGGACGGCCGGACCATGCGTCCGGTGCGGCAGGCGGTCAACCGGCTCGAACGGGCCGGCTACACCGCGCGGGTGCGCCGGCACGCCGACGTACCGGACGAGGAGATGCGGGCGGCCTCCCTGCACAACGGCGACGGGCGGTGCGTCCTCGCCGAGGCGTACGACGGCGACGGCGAGCGCGCCGCCCTGCTGTCGCTCGCCCCGTGGGGGCCGCACGGGCTGTACCTGGACGTGGTGCGGCGCGCCCCGGGCGCGGACGACGGCGTGGTGGACTTCCTGGTCGCCGCCCTCATGCGGGAGGCGCCCCGGCTGGGCGTCGACCGGGTGTCGCTCGGCGTCGCGGACGACACCAACGCCATCTACCGCGCCAGCGCCCGCTACCAGCCACAGTGGATCCCGCGGTACGTCTGCGCCGCGGACCGCCGGGACCTGCCCCGGGTGTGGCGGGCCGCCGCGATGCCCGCGCCCGCCGCGCCCGCCTTCGGCCCCGCCGCGCTGGACGAGGAGGGGCCCGCGCCCGAGCCCGCCGACCAGTCGCCGGCGCGCATGGCGAAGCGGGACCGGCTGCGGAACTCCGGCGTGGACCCCTATCCGGCCGGCTTCCACCGGACCGACAACACCGTCGCGGTGGCGATCCGGCACGAAGGGCTGGGGCCGGACGCGCGTACCGGGGACATGGTCGCGGTGGCCGGCCGGATCGTGCAGCTGCGCGACCACGGCGGGGTGTGCTTCGCGACGATCCGGGACTGGACCGGCGACCTGCAGGTGCTGGTCGATGACGACATCGACGCCTGGCGTTCCACGGTGGACGTCGGCGACCACGTGGGCGTACGCGGCGAGGTGGTCACCAGCCGGCGCGGCGAGCTGTCCGTACGCGCCGAGTCCTGGCAGCTGACCGCCAAGTGCCTGCGGCCGTTGCCGGACCGGCGGCGCGGGCCGGCCGCCCCGGACATCCGGCCCCGCGACCGCTACCTCGACCTGGTCACCAGCCCGGAAGCGCGGGACCTGTTGCGCGGCCGGAGCGCGGCGGTGCACAGCCTGCGCGAGTCCCTGCTCGACCGCGGTTACCTGGAGGTGGAGACGCCGGTCCTGCACCGCTTCCCGGGCACCGGCGCGCGGCCGCTCACCACCCGGCTCGGCGCGTACGACCTGCGCCTGTACCTGCGGGTGACGCCCGGTCCGTACCTCAAGCGGCTGGTGGTGGCCGGCGTCGAGCGGGTGTTCGAGCTCGGCCGCGCGTTTCGCAACGAGGGCGTGGACGTGCGGCACAACCCCGAGTTCACGCTCCTGGAGGCGTACCAGGCGTACGCCGACCACCGGACGATGCGCGGCCTGGCGCAGGCGCTCGTGCAGCGGGCGGCGCTGGCCGCGTACGGGTCGACGGTCGCCTACCAGCCGGGCGCGAACGGCACCCTGATCGAGCACGACCTGTCCATGCAGTGGCCTGCGGTGCCCTTCTACCACGCGCTGTCCGACGGCGTGGGCGAGTACCTGTCGGCCGACACCGAACTGCACACGCTGCGGCGGATGTGCGACGCGAACGGCGTACTCCATGATCCGCGGTGGGGGCGCGGCGCGCTCCTCGCGGAGATGTACGGGCGGCTGGTGGAGGCGCGGACCACCACGCCGACCTTCTACACGGACTTTCCGATCGAGCTGGCGCCGGTGGCCCGGGCCCATCGGACCGACCCGCGGCTGGCGGAGCACTGGGACCTGGTGGCGTTCGGCACGGGGATCGGCACCGGGCGTTCGGAGGTGACCGACCCGGTCGAGCAGCGCCGGCGGTTCGCGGGCGCGGCCGGGGACCCGGAGGGCGCGGAGCCGGACGTGGACTTCGTGCGAGCGCTGGAGTACGCCATGCCGCCCACCGGTGGGCTCGCCCTCGGCGCCGATCGGGTGGTTGCCCTGCTCACCGGCCGGCCGATCCGGGAGACCATGCCGTTCCCGCTCGTCCGCGGCGCGCGTACCCGTCAATATTGA
- a CDS encoding LacI family DNA-binding transcriptional regulator: MVDVARHAGVSIKTVSRVINNEPNVQRQLAERVLASVAELGFRRNHLARTLRSGQSTATIGLIIEDLANPFYSTIAAVAAEVARQHETLLITASSEEDPQREQQLLRDLCSRRVDGLLIVPAGYDHAFLRPEVEMGTPVVFLDRPAGGLLADTVLLDNRGGAQAGVRALLERGHQRIGILLDSVSVYTMRERVGGAQEALASAGIAYDERLVADGVHDPEGAAAAVARMLTAPTPPTAFFSLNNRITVGVLQELWRRKSRVEVVGFDDFELSHLMPQRFTVVAYDTRQMARTAADLLFQRIAGERSWPRTVTLPTALVERGLS; this comes from the coding sequence ATGGTGGACGTCGCCCGGCATGCCGGCGTGAGCATCAAGACCGTGTCCCGGGTGATCAACAACGAGCCCAACGTGCAGCGACAGCTCGCCGAGCGGGTGCTGGCCAGCGTCGCCGAGCTGGGCTTCCGGCGCAACCACCTGGCCCGTACGCTGCGGTCCGGCCAGTCCACGGCCACCATCGGCCTGATCATCGAAGACCTCGCCAACCCGTTCTACTCAACGATCGCGGCGGTCGCGGCCGAGGTCGCGAGGCAGCACGAGACCCTGCTGATCACCGCGTCCTCGGAGGAGGACCCGCAGCGGGAGCAGCAACTCCTGCGCGACCTGTGCTCCCGCCGGGTCGACGGGCTGCTGATCGTCCCGGCCGGCTACGACCACGCGTTCCTGCGGCCGGAGGTGGAGATGGGCACCCCGGTCGTCTTCCTCGACCGCCCGGCCGGCGGCCTGCTCGCCGACACCGTGCTGCTGGACAACCGGGGCGGCGCCCAGGCCGGCGTGCGGGCCCTGCTCGAGCGCGGCCACCAGCGGATCGGCATCCTGCTCGACTCGGTGAGCGTCTACACGATGCGCGAGCGGGTCGGCGGTGCCCAGGAGGCCCTGGCATCGGCCGGCATCGCGTACGACGAACGGCTGGTCGCCGACGGCGTACACGATCCGGAGGGCGCGGCCGCCGCGGTGGCCCGCATGCTGACAGCGCCGACGCCGCCCACCGCGTTCTTCAGCCTCAACAACCGGATCACCGTGGGCGTGCTGCAGGAGCTGTGGCGGCGCAAGAGCCGGGTCGAGGTGGTCGGCTTCGACGACTTCGAGCTGTCCCACCTGATGCCGCAGCGGTTCACGGTGGTCGCCTACGACACCCGCCAGATGGCCCGCACCGCGGCGGACCTGCTCTTCCAGCGCATCGCCGGCGAGCGCTCCTGGCCCCGCACGGTCACCCTCCCCACGGCGCTCGTCGAGCGCGGCCTCTCGTGA